One segment of Carya illinoinensis cultivar Pawnee chromosome 13, C.illinoinensisPawnee_v1, whole genome shotgun sequence DNA contains the following:
- the LOC122291880 gene encoding uncharacterized protein LOC122291880 isoform X2: protein MTKKGLAKKEDKKESRSTTRKATSGTNKSKDASVDNEMRTGSLRDEVMRKVVGSSKGEESAVKNGSKSKDDTLDDDLKIGALKNEMLRKSAVNKPKTQKSGAKEVRKSNDFTIDADPTLEVLKTEEGGKVAGDKYMGKKVAKQSSKLKGSGADNDLKLGALEDEVTEAVSGGKSMGEKSAARKTKARGGAKIVDEEQDAKTNMMKEAGKEDTPTPMKRKRGADGEMAQAFWLSIERSSSRLRPRKEVPAFRLVDLEDDDNDRIVGKRVKVYWSGSRKWFTGHIKAFDSDKGLHDILYEDGDCEILDLRKERFELEVVATDCFKVRTKASSEKKVKGLDGAKVSAATLKEEMVDAEKEAKELEPEKKTPAEILVKENKDHDVSNEGDLIAEMGVQMLPEKAKEVVINEVVEEPHQAGYEKEQDRSKMDEEATQVIGLVTNSQAKELGSGNVEGSAEAVEVDFIEVDSDKSVKKRVNSKKRVGPGAVKRRSSRSQNRKESKEEEDQDKNKGGVSHDDEIKDQIMHVDVNVVKSVEVNYKDVGKIDSLAEAVHEGGISAEGQHNTPDSKVEEKEMDQAEKQSEIGDVMVPEDAINRLGLSSNAQGGKDDMEDSAVSTEASVRLDEVKEKVSIRKINVEGPGDVDTGKAKKAEDDNNPESIAQYVRRERSLVQTE from the coding sequence ATGACTAAAAAGGGTTTGGCCAAGAAAGAGGATAAGAAGGAATCTAGGTCCACAACTCGAAAAGCTACCAGTGGCACAAACAAATCAAAAGATGCTTCTgtagataatgagatgagaactGGGTCTCTGAGGGACGAAGTAATGAGAAAGGTTGTTGGTAGTTCAAAGGGAGAGGAGTCTGCTGTAAAAAATGGTAGTAAATCTAAAGATGACACTTTAGATGATGATCTGAAAATAGGGGCTCTGAAGAATGAAATGCTGAGGAAATCTGCTGTTAACAAGCCTAAGACACAGAAATCTGGGGCCAAAGAGGTAAGAAAATCAAATGATTTTACCATAGATGCTGATCCAACATTGGAGGTTTTGAAGACTGAAGAAGGGGGGAAGGTTGCTGGTGATAAGTATATGGGAAAGAAAGTGGCCAAACAGAGCAGCAAACTGAAAGGCAGTGGTGCAGATAATGATCTAAAACTAGGGGCTCTGGAGGATGAAGTAACAGAGGCAGTTTCTGGTGGTAAGTCTATGGGAGAAAAATCTGCAGCAAGAAAGACTAAGGCAAGAGGTGGTGCCAAAATTGTTGATGAAGAGCAGGATGCAAAGACAAACATGATGAAGGAAGCGGGTAAAGAGGACACTCCCACTCCCATGAAACGAAAGAGGGGAGCAGATGGGGAAATGGCACAGGCATTTTGGTTGTCCATAGAGAGAAGTTCATCTAGGCTCCGCCCAAGGAAGGAGGTGCCTGCTTTCCGTTTGGTAGATTTGGAGGATGATGATAATGACAGGATTGTTGGCAAAAGAGTTAAGGTTTACTGGTCAGGGTCACGAAAATGGTTCACTGGACACATCAAAGCTTTTGATTCTGACAAGGGGCTGCATGATATTCTGTATGAAGATGGTGACTGTGAAATTTTGGATTTGAGGAAAGAGCGATTTGAGCTTGAAGTTGTGGCCACCGACTGTTTCAAGGTGAGAACCAAAGCCAGTTCTGAAAAGAAAGTGAAGGGTTTGGATGGTGCCAAAGTCAGTGCAGCAACTTTGAAAGAGGAGATGGTAGATGCTGAGAAAGAGGCAAAGGAATTGGAGCCAGAGAAGAAAACTCCAGCAGAGATACttgtcaaagaaaataaagatcatGATGTTAGTAATGAAGGAGACCTCATTGcagaaatgggtgtgcaaatgCTTCCTGAAAAAGCCAAGGAGGTGGTCATTAATGAGGTTGTTGAAGAACCTCATCAAGCTGGTTATGAAAAAGAGCAAGATAGATCTAAAATGGATGAAGAAGCCACACAAGTTATCGGGCTGGTAACTAATTCTCAGGCAAAAGAATTGGGATCAGGTAACGTGGAAGGGAGTGCAGAAGCTGTGGAAGTTGACTTCATTGAGGTAGACAGTGATAAATCAGTGAAAAAGCGTGTGAACTCAAAGAAAAGAGTGGGACCTGGAGCTGTGAAAAGAAGAAGCTCCAGGTCACAGAACAGGAAAGAAAGCAAAGAGGAAGAAGACCAGGATAAAAATAAGGGAGGTGTTTCTCATGATGATGAAATTAAGGACCAGATTATGCATGTCGACGTCAATGTTGTCAAATCTGTGGAGGTTAATTATAAGGACGTTGGAAAGATTGATTCTCTTGCAGAAGCAGTACATGAAGGTGGAATATCAGCTGAAGGTCAACATAACACACCAGATTCCAAGGTTGAGGAGAAAGAGATGGATCAGGCAGAAAAGCAGTCTGAGATAGGAGATGTAATGGTTCCAGAAGATGCCATAAATAGGTTGGGTTTGAGTTCAAATGCTCAAGGTGGGAAAGATGATATGGAGGACTCAGCTGTTAGTACAGAAGCTTCTGTTCGTCTGGATGAAGTCAAGGAAAAAGTAAGTATCAGAAAAATCAATGTTGAAGGACCTGGTGATGTTGATACTGGGAAAGCAAAGAAGGCCGAGGATGACAATAATCCTGAAAGCATAGCTCAATATGTCCGCAGGGAGCGATCCCTAGTTCAAACAGAGTGA
- the LOC122291880 gene encoding uncharacterized protein LOC122291880 isoform X1, translating into MTKKGLAKKEDKKESRSTTRKATSGTNKSKDASVDNEMRTGSLRDEVMRKVVGSSKGEESAVKNGSKSKDDTLDDDLKIGALKNEMLRKSAVNKPKTQKSGAKEVRKSNDFTIDADPTLEVLKTEEGGKVAGDKYMGKKVAKQSSKLKGSGADNDLKLGALEDEVTEAVSGGKSMGEKSAARKTKARGGAKIVDEEQDAKTNMMKEAGKEDTPTPMKRKRGADGEMAQAFWLSIERSSSRLRPRKEVPAFRLVDLEDDDNDRIVGKRVKVYWSGSRKWFTGHIKAFDSDKGLHDILYEDGDCEILDLRKERFELEVVATDCFKVRTKASSEKKVKGLDGAKVSAATLKEEMVDAEKEAKELEPEKKTPAEILVKENKDHDVSNEGDLIAEMGVQMLPEKAKEVVINEVVEEPHQAGYEKEQDRSKMDEEATQVIGLVTNSQAKELGSGNVEGSAEAVEVDFIEVDSDKSVKKRVNSKKRVGPGAVKRRSSRSQNRKESKEEEDQDKNKGGVSHDDEIKDQIMHVDVNVVKSVEVNYKDVGKIDSLAEAVHEGGISAEGQHNTPDSKVEEKEMDQAEKQSEIGDVMVPEDAINRLGLSSNAQGGKDDMEDSAVSTEASVRLDEVKEKVSIRKINVEGPGDVDTGKAKKAEDDNNPESIAQYVRRERSLVQTE; encoded by the coding sequence ATGACTAAAAAGGGTTTGGCCAAGAAAGAGGATAAGAAGGAATCTAGGTCCACAACTCGAAAAGCTACCAGTGGCACAAACAAATCAAAAGATGCTTCTgtagataatgagatgagaactGGGTCTCTGAGGGACGAAGTAATGAGAAAGGTTGTTGGTAGTTCAAAGGGAGAGGAGTCTGCTGTAAAAAATGGTAGTAAATCTAAAGATGACACTTTAGATGATGATCTGAAAATAGGGGCTCTGAAGAATGAAATGCTGAGGAAATCTGCTGTTAACAAGCCTAAGACACAGAAATCTGGGGCCAAAGAGGTAAGAAAATCAAATGATTTTACCATAGATGCTGATCCAACATTGGAGGTTTTGAAGACTGAAGAAGGGGGGAAGGTTGCTGGTGATAAGTATATGGGAAAGAAAGTGGCCAAACAGAGCAGCAAACTGAAAGGCAGTGGTGCAGATAATGATCTAAAACTAGGGGCTCTGGAGGATGAAGTAACAGAGGCAGTTTCTGGTGGTAAGTCTATGGGAGAAAAATCTGCAGCAAGAAAGACTAAGGCAAGAGGTGGTGCCAAAATTGTTGATGAAGAGCAGGATGCAAAGACAAACATGATGAAGGAAGCGGGTAAAGAGGACACTCCCACTCCCATGAAACGAAAGAGGGGAGCAGATGGGGAAATGGCACAGGCATTTTGGTTGTCCATAGAGAGAAGTTCATCTAGGCTCCGCCCAAGGAAGGAGGTGCCTGCTTTCCGTTTGGTAGATTTGGAGGATGATGATAATGACAGGATTGTTGGCAAAAGAGTTAAGGTTTACTGGTCAGGGTCACGAAAATGGTTCACTGGACACATCAAAGCTTTTGATTCTGACAAGGGGCTGCATGATATTCTGTATGAAGATGGTGACTGTGAAATTTTGGATTTGAGGAAAGAGCGATTTGAGCTTGAAGTTGTGGCCACCGACTGTTTCAAGGTGAGAACCAAAGCCAGTTCTGAAAAGAAAGTGAAGGGTTTGGATGGTGCCAAAGTCAGTGCAGCAACTTTGAAAGAGGAGATGGTAGATGCTGAGAAAGAGGCAAAGGAATTGGAGCCAGAGAAGAAAACTCCAGCAGAGATACttgtcaaagaaaataaagatcatGATGTTAGTAATGAAGGAGACCTCATTGcagaaatgggtgtgcaaatgCTTCCTGAAAAAGCCAAGGAGGTGGTCATTAATGAGGTTGTTGAAGAACCTCATCAAGCTGGTTATGAAAAAGAGCAAGATAGATCTAAAATGGATGAAGAAGCCACACAAGTTATCGGGCTGGTAACTAATTCTCAGGCAAAAGAATTGGGATCAGGTAACGTGGAAGGGAGTGCAGAAGCTGTGGAAGTTGACTTCATTGAGGTAGACAGTGATAAATCAGTGAAAAAGCGTGTGAACTCAAAGAAAAGAGTGGGACCTGGAGCTGTGAAAAGAAGAAGCTCCAGGTCACAGAACAGGAAAGAAAGCAAAGAGGAAGAAGACCAGGATAAAAATAAGGGAGGTGTTTCTCATGATGATGAAATTAAGGACCAGATTATGCATGTCGACGTCAATGTTGTCAAATCTGTGGAGGTTAATTATAAGGACGTTGGAAAGATTGATTCTCTTGCAGAAGCAGTACATGAAGGTGGAATATCAGCTGAAGGTCAACATAACACACCAGATTCCAAGGTTGAGGAGAAAGAGATGGATCAGGCAGAAAAGCAGTCTGAGATAGGAGATGTAATGGTTCCAGAAGATGCCATAAATAGGTTGGGTTTGAGTTCAAATGCTCAAGGTGGGAAAGATGATATGGAGGACTCAGCTGTTAGTACAGAAGCTTCTGTTCGTCTGGATGAAGTCAAGGAAAAAGTAAGTATCAGAAAAATCAATGTTGAAGGACCTGGTGATGTTGATACTGGGAAAGCAAAGAAGGCCGAGGATGACAATAATCCTGAAAGCATAGCTCAATATGTCCGCAGGGAGCGATCCCTAGTTCAAACAGA